A stretch of DNA from Candidatus Ancaeobacter aquaticus:
GGCAATATTCTGCTTCATGTTATCTGCATGCGGCATTATCTTTGGTTCAGCGGCAATAACAATAGTATCGATATTCACTACTTTATATTTTCTTTCATGCAATAGCTCACGAATTTTTTCAAGAAAAAACACACTTGAAATATCCTTATACTGCATATCGGTATCAGGAAAATGTTGCCCGATATCACCAGCCCCCAAAGCGCCTAAAAGTGCATCGCACAGGGCATGTATGAGAACATCACTGTCTGAATGACCAAGAAGACCTTTGTCATGAGGTAGTTCAACACCGCCAAGCACCAATCTACGCCCTTCAACTAATGCATGTGCATCATATCCAATACCAACTCTCATGATTGCCTCCTCTTGCACCCGGAATTTTTGTCTAAAAACATTAGCTTTGCTAATTTCAAATCCCCTGCTGTCGTTATTTTCATATTGCACGAGTCATGCAAAACCATTTTTACCGTACTCCCATAGTTCTCATACAAAAACGAATCATCTGTCGCACATAACTTCTGAGTTTTTGCTTTTTTATACATTTCACAAAGCGTAGGATAGGAGAACACTTGTGGTGTCTGCGCATGGCAAATAATTGTCCTATTAATTGTCTTCTCGACAATATCTCTACTATCAACTCTTTTCAAAGTATCGTATGCTCTCACACCCACAACTGCCCCACCGTACTTTCTCGCTGACTTTACCGCCTTTGTCACGAGTGACGGCACAGTGAACGGACGAGCACAATCGTGAATAACCACAAGTTCGGTGTCCGGTGGCGCGCTACATAAACCATTGTATACTGAATCCTGTCTGGTAGCACCTCCCGCTACTATAGCACTCACCTTATGCATACCGTACTTTTTCATAAGTATTTTACACTTTTTTATTTTTTCTGGATGCACACTGAGAATCACCGCATCTATAGACTGCAGATGATTAAAGATACCTACCGTACGCACAATCAAAGGAACGCCATTGATACGTACATATGGTTTATCTTCTGTACTCTTAAGCCGAGATCCAGTACCACCCGCGGCAATTATGCATACTGTTTTTTTTGTTTGTGTTACACCCATTATCTTTTGCTTTCCACAGACCTTACCGCTGCATCAATTGCATCTTTGACCGTACGGGCGCCATACATATCAATATCTTTTAGGTCGAGACTACCGGTGCATTTTTTTACATCATTTTCAGGAACAATAAATTTCCTAAAACCCAGTTTTATCCCTTCTTTAACTCTCATCGTTACATGACTCACTGATCGCAATTCTCCACCCAATCCAACCTCACCAATTGCAATAAGATTTTGATCAATATTAACATCCTTAAAGCTAGAATACAGGGCAAGAACCATCCCCAGATCAATAGCAGGCTCAAATACTTTTGCGCCACCCACAGCATTAATAAATACGTCCCGTGTCGAAAGACCAAGGCCAACTCTTTTCTCGAGAACAGCAAGGAGAAGCATCATTCTATTATAATCAACGCCAAGTGCTTTTCTGTTAGGGGTGCCATAGGCAGTAGGAGTCACCAGCGCTTGCAGCTCAACCAAGATCGGCCGTGTCCCCTCAACAGATGTGACAACAACTGATCCCGATATATTCTCACGCCGCTCAGCCAAAAATATTTCAGAAGGATTGCTCACTTCTTGCAGTCCCTCGCTATCCATGCGAAACACTCCTATTTCATCTGTCGGACCAAATCGATTTTTCACTGCACGCAACACTCTATACGCATGATACCGGTCGCCTTCAAAATATAACACGGTATCAACCATATGCTCTAATACCTTCGGCCCGGCTATCGCGCCTTCTTTCGTTATATGGCCAATAAGAAATACCGCACGCGACGTATCTTTTGCTATTCGCATAAAATTGTTCGCGATTTCACGCACTTGCGCAACGCTTCCAGGGGCTGATTCAAGTGTTTCAGAATACATTATTTGAATAGAATCGACTATAATCACATGGGGATCAAGCTCAGCAATGCTGTTTGTAACAACTTCAAGATTTGTTTCAGATATTACATATATGTTCTGGGCTTTTACACCTAAACGCTGAGCACGCATTTGTGTCTGCGCTACAGATTCTTCACCACTAATATAGAGTATTCTTTGATTATTGTTACCGAGCTGTTCGCATACTTGTAAAAGCAAAGTTGATTTACCAATACCCGGTTCACCGCCTAAAAGGACAAGTGACCCATCTACGATACCACCGCCGAGCACTCTATCAAACTCACCAATGTTT
This window harbors:
- the radA gene encoding DNA repair protein RadA, producing MPPKLKSVYVCRECGYTQSQWLGKCPSCDQWDVFVEDVVSGSNSKTSVSRASVIDKKPVMLNSVIAPIGERIRTNIGEFDRVLGGGIVDGSLVLLGGEPGIGKSTLLLQVCEQLGNNNQRILYISGEESVAQTQMRAQRLGVKAQNIYVISETNLEVVTNSIAELDPHVIIVDSIQIMYSETLESAPGSVAQVREIANNFMRIAKDTSRAVFLIGHITKEGAIAGPKVLEHMVDTVLYFEGDRYHAYRVLRAVKNRFGPTDEIGVFRMDSEGLQEVSNPSEIFLAERRENISGSVVVTSVEGTRPILVELQALVTPTAYGTPNRKALGVDYNRMMLLLAVLEKRVGLGLSTRDVFINAVGGAKVFEPAIDLGMVLALYSSFKDVNIDQNLIAIGEVGLGGELRSVSHVTMRVKEGIKLGFRKFIVPENDVKKCTGSLDLKDIDMYGARTVKDAIDAAVRSVESKR
- the ispD gene encoding 2-C-methyl-D-erythritol 4-phosphate cytidylyltransferase, with protein sequence MGVTQTKKTVCIIAAGGTGSRLKSTEDKPYVRINGVPLIVRTVGIFNHLQSIDAVILSVHPEKIKKCKILMKKYGMHKVSAIVAGGATRQDSVYNGLCSAPPDTELVVIHDCARPFTVPSLVTKAVKSARKYGGAVVGVRAYDTLKRVDSRDIVEKTINRTIICHAQTPQVFSYPTLCEMYKKAKTQKLCATDDSFLYENYGSTVKMVLHDSCNMKITTAGDLKLAKLMFLDKNSGCKRRQS
- the ispF gene encoding 2-C-methyl-D-erythritol 2,4-cyclodiphosphate synthase, with protein sequence MRVGIGYDAHALVEGRRLVLGGVELPHDKGLLGHSDSDVLIHALCDALLGALGAGDIGQHFPDTDMQYKDISSVFFLEKIRELLHERKYKVVNIDTIVIAAEPKIMPHADNMKQNIARALDVDPSSVNIKATTTEGLGFTGEKKGIAAHAIVSIVSE